From the genome of Peptoniphilus sp. ING2-D1G:
AAAGCGGACGGAGTAGTAAGAGAAGATCACTTCATAATCACGGTAGCATCGGAAATAATGGCGGCACTATGTCTATCATCTGACTTAGTAGACCTTAAGGAAAGACTTTCAAAAATGATAGTTGCATACAACAGAAAAGGTCAACCGGTAACAGCTGGAGATTTACACGCACAAGGTGCAATGGCAATGCTGCTCAAAGACGCTATAAAACCGAACCTTGTTCAAACGCTGGAAAACACACCTGCATTGATCCATGGTGGACCCTTCGCGAATATAGCTCACGGATGTAACTCTTTAATAGCTACAAAACTTGGACTTAAAATGTCTGATTACTTAGTTACTGAAGCAGGATTCGGTGCAGACTTGGGAGCGGAAAAATTCCTTGACATCAAGAGCAGATTAGGTGGATTAAATCCTGATGCGGTAGTAATAGTAGCAACGATCAAAGCATTGAAAATGCATGGCGGAGTGGCAAAGGACAACTTAAAAGAAGAAAATGTCGAAGCACTTGAAAAGGGATTTGCAAACTTGGGTCGTCATATAGAAAACATCAAAAAATTCGGTCTACCGGTAGTAGTGGCAGTAAATAGATTCGTACAAGACACAGAAGCTGAAATAGATAAACTCATCGAAAAATGTAAAGAATACGGCGTAGAAGTTTCATTGTGTGAGTGTTGGGCAAAGGGTGGAGAAGGAACAAAAGATTTGGCTGAAAAAGTAGTAAATCTAATTGAAACTCAACCTTCAAACTACAAACCTATATATGATGTAAATTCAAGCATAGAAGAAAAAGTAAATACAATTGTAAAGGAAATCTACAGAGGTAAAAAGGCAGTCTTCACAGCAGCAGCAAGAAAGCAAATGAAAAAGTTGGAAGAAATAGGCTTGGACAAATTGCCTATCTGTATGGCTAAAACACAATTCTCCTTCTCAGATGACAAAAATGCAACAGGAGCACCGACAGATTTTGAAATCACAGTACAAACAGTAAGAGTATCAGCAGGAGCAGGTTTCATAGTATGTGAAACAGGAGACATAATGATAATGCCGGGATTACCGAAAGTACCTGCGGCAAACAACATGGACATCAACGCTGATGGAGAAATTACAGGATTATTCTAAGGAGGAAAAATGTTAAAAGATTTATCGGTAAAAGAATTTGTAGCAGAAACCGCTTCTGACTCACCGGCGCCGGGTGGCGGATCGGTATCAGCTTTAGGAGCTGCACAAGCAGCGGCTCTATTGGGAATGGTTGCAAATCTTACTGTAAAAAGCAAAAAATATGAAGAAGTTCATGAAGAAATAAAACCGCTTGTCGATGAACTCAAAGCCCTTGAAGAAAAATTCATAGATTTTATAGATAAAGATGCAAATTCCTTCAATGGAGTAATGGAAGCATTTAAACTCCCTAAGGAAACTGAAGAAGAAAAAAAACAAAGATCTGCAAAAATTCAAGAAGAATATAAAAACGCAGCTAACGTGCCACTTACGGTAGGACTTGAAACTTTAAAATTGATTGACTATGCTGAAAAATTGGCTGAAAAAGGAAATCTAAACGCAATTACCGATGTGGGAGTGGGAGTTTTAAACATTAAACTTGCAGTTGTAGGTGCCTTCTACAATGTAAAAATAAATCTCGGTTCAATTAAAGATGAAGCGTATGTTCAAGAAACAAAGGAAACAATGGCAAAAGCTTTAGAAGAAGTTGAAAAAAGAACGGAACCCATACTTGAAAAAGTTGAAGCTGAAATAAACTGAAATATACAGAATGATAAAAGGGGATTTAGGTCCCCTTTTTATTAAATTTATGATTAATGGTGAGATTATGGAAATTTTATTAGTAGACTTCGGATCGACCTATACAAAATTTACTTTGGTAGATATGGACAAGGAAGAGATAATAGGGAGAAGCAGCGCAATAACTACCGTAGAAAGCGACGTTAGAGATGGCTATAATGAAGTCTTAAAAAAATTGGAAGAAAAATTAGAAAGAAAAATAAAACCGGATAAAATACTTGCCTGTTCATCGGCTGCAGGTGGACTTAAAATGTTGGCAATAGGTCTTACTAAAAATCTGACGGCAGAAGCTGCAAAAAGATCGGCCTTAGGTGCCGGAGCAAGAATATTGGACACTTATTATTATGAACTTTCAGAAAAAGACCTTGAAGAAATAAAAAATTCTCCCTGCGATATAATACTTTATTCCGGGGGTACGGAACACGGCAACAGAAGAAATGTAATAATAAATGCAAAAAAACTTGCAAGCGTAAAACCTAAAGTACCCATAATTGTGTCCATCAACTCCAATTGTCTTGAAGAAGTTGAACAAATTTTCACAGAGGCCGGGTTGGATTATTTTGTAGCTGACAATGTAATGCCGGTGGTAAATGTTTTAAAACCTGAAAGTGCAAGAGAATGTATAAGACAAATATTTATGAGCAGAATTGTCAATGCAAAGGGTATGGATACAGTAGAAGGTATTGTAGACGGAATTTTAATGCCCACACCTCAAGCGGTAATAAAAGCGGCTCAGGTGTTGTCATTGGGGACTGATAAAGAACCGGGCATAGGAGATTTGATGATTGTGGATATTGGAGGAGCGACCACAGATGTCCACTCCATAGGTTATGGACACCCCACGGATAACAGCGTCATATACGAAGGACTGATTGAACCTTTAGCCAAGAGAACCGTTGAAGGAGATTTAGGCATGAGATATTCAGCGCTAAGCCTTTATGAAGCGGTAGGAGAAGAAGACATAGCAAGTAATTTAAATAATCTGGAAATTGATATTTATGAAGGTGTAAAAAAACGTGCCGAAAATATAAAATTCGTGCCGCAAACCGAAGAAGACTATAAATTTGATGCCGCCATGGCAAGAACGGCAGTTAAACTTGCAGTAGAAAGACATGTCGGAACATTATTCAGAAGATATGTAAAAACCAAGTATGTGTACTTCCAAAAGGGTAAAGATTTGACACAACTTAAAAACGTGATTGGAACCGGCGGAGTGCTTGTCTATGCACAAAATCCAAAATGGATATTGAATTCTCTTGAAAATGATAATAAACTTGTATTAAGTCCCAAGAATCCCGACTATTATATAGATAGCGACTACATACTTTCTGCCATGGGGCTGTTAAGTATGGAATATCCTGAAGTAGCAATAAGAATTATGAAAAAGGATATCAGAAAAGCAAATTAAAAAGAGAGGGAATTAATATGAAACAAAGTTTTGATTTTTTTGTTGCAAATCCTGCAGGAAACATCACGGGATTTGTAGTATGGCCAGTATATCCGGGATATAGACCAGCCTACACGAAGGCAATTATGGAACAGATAGATACCACAGTGGAACAAGTCGGCTTTATCAGCCCCAGTTACGACGGACCACCACTTAGAATGGACATGGCGGGCGGAGAATTTTGCGGTAATGCCACCAGATCTTACGGATTATATGCAGCTAAGTTTTTAGACGAAGGCGGAGAAGGATATATAGAAGTCTATGTAAGCGGTGTTGATCATCCCATGTATGTGTTCGTAAATACGGAAGAAAACACGGCCTATGTGGAACTCCCCAAGGCTAAGAACATCGGAGAAATAACCATAGAGGACAGCACCTACAAAGTAGTGGAGCTTGAGGGGATTACACATGTGATCATAGATGACAGAAAAGAAGATAAAGACTTCGTTGATAAAGCTCTAAAGGCAGTTAAGGAAAAATTCCAATGCGAAGCTTATGGCATACTGTTCTACAATGAAAAAGAAGATAAAATGGTACCCTATGTCAATGTAGTGGAAGCGGATACCTTGATAAGAGAATCATCCTGTGGTTCCGGAACAGTTGCAATGGGATATTATCTAAACACAGATGAAGACGAAAATTTCAAAAAAATAATTCGCCAACCCAATGGAGAATTGGAAGTAAGAGCCGGCAAAGACGAAGAAGGACACATGGTTTACTCCATAGGAGGACCTGTGGAATTATCAGAAGTCAGAAAAGTTCAAATAGATATTCCTGCAGAAACGGTAAAAAAAGTAAAAGAAGATTATCTTGCACATAAAAAAGATTGAGAATAACAATCATCCCCCGGCTATGCCGGGGGATGATTGTTATTTTTAATATGTGTCGGGCGGATGTAGGGTACGATGTCATGAACGTCATGAATTATGATATCCAACAAAATATAACAATCGGACGAAGGCGTCCGCCTCTACAAAAAATGAATTTGAACATGGAAATGTAGGGGACGATGCCCTCATCGTCCCGCATTATGTGTCATATTAATACCTCGCCGAAAAACTAAAGCCTTTCACCGCATTTAGGGCAGTATTCAAAGTTTTGGTCAACGGGATATCCGCAATTAGGGCAAAACTGCCTTCCCTCTGAGATCAAAATCAAATCTCTGTCATTTATAGCGGGGTTTTCTCCCCTTTCTATTTGTCTGCCGATTTCGTCATTTAATTGGTAGATTTTTTCGCAACAAGTGTATTTTACATAGTAATTTTTGCCTAATTTTAAAAGTGGGATAAAGAAAAGTGAAAGGGCATTATATACTACGAATATTTCCATTCTTCCATACTTTCCACAATCGTGGACTTCCAAGGGAGAACTGTATTCTAAAGAGTCCCTTTTTTGATTCATTCCCATTATAAAAAACATATCATCACCTATAAGTATTTTACAACATTTATGGAATTATAGAAGTATTATTGATATAATGGTTGACAAATTATTATTTATTAAATTTAGGAGGAATTTTTTTATGGAAGACGGCGGGCAGAATATTATAGCCCAATTATTGCTTATAGCAGCTTTAACTTTAGTAAATGCTTTTTTCGCTTCGGCGGAAATGGCAGTTGTTTCCAGTAACAAGAGAAAGGTGGAGTCCAAGGCTGAAGAAGGGAGTAAAAACGCAAAAATACTCCTTGAATTGATGTTGGATCAGACGAGATTCTTATCCACCATTCAGGTTTGTATAACTTTGGCTGGTTTCTTTTCATCGGCATCTGCAGCCACGACTATTTCACAAAGACTTGCAGTGTTTTTGCATGACTATAATCTACCCTATTCGGGAGTTGTATCGGTGATAGTGGTAACTGTTATATTGTCCTTTATAATGCTTGTTTTCGGGGAGCTTGTACCCAAGAGAATAGCCCTTCAAAATCCGGAGGAAGTTGCGCTTAAATCTGCAAAAATCATGAAATTCGTATCGAAAATATTCTTTATTTTCGTCAAAATGCTATCGGTATCTACTACAGTCGTATTGAAGTTGCTTGGAAAATATTCTGAGGATGTTGAAGAAAAAATTTCAGAAGAAGAACTCAAGTCCTACATAAAGGTATCCAGTGAACAGGGTGTAATAAACGATGTAGGCGAAGAAATGATAGTTAAAATCATGGACTTTGATGACAAGATGGCATATGAAATAATGACTCCAAGAACTGACATATACATGATTGACTATGAAGAATTCAATATCTATAAATTAAATGAAATACTGGATATGGGATATTCCAGAGTGCCCGTCTATAGAGATAACACGGATAATATCGTAGGGGTTCTTTATATTAAAGACCTATTCGTAAATTATTCACTTAACAATTATAGGACAATTGAACTTGATAAATGTTTAAAGGAACCTTACTTCGTTCCTGAAACCAAAAAAATCGATCAACTTCTCAAAGAACTTCAGTCCACAAAGAATTATGTCGCTTTGCTCATAGATGAATACGGAGGATTTTCAGGAATGGTAACCATAGAGGACATAGTTGAAGAGATTGTAGGAGAGATAGAAGATGAGTACGATAAAGATGAACCTACAATTAAGAAAATCGCAGAAAATACCTATATCGTTGACGGTTCAATGGAACTTGATGAAATAAACGATCAATTGGATACCAAGCTCTATTCCGATAATCACGAAACCCTTTCAGGGCTTATGGTGGAACTTTTAGGATATATTCCTGAAGACGACGAAAAAGAATTAGTGGTAAAGTATAAAGACGAAGCTGAGTTGAAAGAACTGTCAGTAAAGGACAAACGCATTGAAAAAATAGAGCTGAAAATAATTAAAATTGAAAATAAATAAAAGTCTATTGATGTTTCACAATGGATTTTTTAGTAGAAAATTTCGGTTCTACAGACGGGTTTTTTAGGGGCGTATGCCTTCATCCGCCGTTATATTTTGTTGGTTATATTGCGGGACGATGAGTGCATCGTTCTCTACAATTTTCACATTCACATTTTATCCAAAAAGAAAGAAATGATTAATCATTTCTTTCTTTTTGGATAAAATAAGTATTAATTTAACTTTAATTTAATAACATAATGAAATATAATTGTAATAAGAATAAGTTTGTTGAACTTTTAACACCTTTTGGGTAAGTAATATTTGAAATTGTATATAATTTCAGAAATATGTAAAACAGAGGATGGTATTATGAGAAGAAAAATATCTGAAAATGTCAGTTGGATAGGCTTTATCGATTGGGAGCTCAAAAAGTTCCACGGTGACGAATACTCAATTATTAACGGTTCAAGTCAAAATGCCTACTTGATAGAGGAAGAAAAAACCGTACTTGTAGATACGGTTTGGTCGCCTCACAGATTTGAATTCATAGAAAATTTAAAATCGGAAATTGATTTGAACAAAATCGATTATATCATTGTAAATCACGGAGAAGTCGACCACTCCGGAGCTTTAAGGGATTTACTCAAGGAAATTCCCGGAACTCCCCTTTATTGTACAGCCAACTGCGTAAAGAGTTTGGAAGGGCAATACGGAAAGCTTGATTGGAATTTCAATGTTGTAAAAACCGGAGACAGACTTGACATAGGAAACGGCAAGGAACTGATATTTATTGAAATGAAAATGCTCCATTGGCCCGACTCCATGGCAACCTTTATGACCGGAAACAACTTGCTGTTTTCAATGGATGCCTTCGGTCAACACTTTGCGGCTGAAGAGCTGTTTAACGATCTTGTAGATGAAGAGTTGATGTATAAAGAAGCCATGAAATATTTTGCAAATATCATTCACCCCTTTGCACCCTTCGTAACGAGGAAAATAAAGGAAATCGAGGATATGAATTTGGATATTGAAATGATTGCGCCAAGCCACGGTGCAATTTGGAGAGACAATCCCATGCAGATTGTGGAAAAATACAAAGAGTGGGCAGGGGATTACAAAGAGGACAGAATTGTAATCGCCTACGATACAATGTGGGAAGGAACTACTGAAATAGCAAATAAAATCGCCTACGAAATCAACAAGAGAAGCCCTGAAACTGTGGTTAAGGTCTTTAACGTTTCCAAGTACGACAAAAATGAAATAATGACGGAAGTTTTCAGAGCAAAGGCGATAGTAGTGGGCTCACCTACGGAAATTAACGACATTTTATCAAGCGTTGCGGAATGGATTCACTTCTTAAAATCCCTAAAATTCAAAGGAAAAAAAGCTGCAGCCTTCGGAACTTACGGTTGGAGCGGCGAAAGCGTAAAAATACTTCAAGAGCAATTAAAGGATGCGGGATTTGATGTAATAGATGAGTTTGTCAAAGCAAACTGGAGAATGAACGAAGAAAATGAAGCTCAAGTTGAAAAAATGGTTGAGGCACTTTTAAAGGATCTGTAAAATTAAGACAAAGGTGAAATTTTATCACCTTTTAGAGTATATACAAACCAACTTGCACACTAAACTACTACAAAAATCGAAAATTTCTAAATCTCGAATTTTTGAAAATCGCAAACACGTTGACACTCAAACAATTCGATTTTCTGATAAAATTCTTCGATTTGAAATTTTTGCGATTTTTTCCGAATGTTTAGTTTAACAAGTTGGTTTGTTGTTTTATAAAAATTATGAGGTGAAATTTTATCACCTTTTTTTATTGCAAAAAATATAAAAAACATATTGACAAGAATTTTTATTGAGGATATACTGTGAATATACAGTATATACGGTAAGGGGATTATATGAACATAATTATATCCAATTCAAGCGAAGTTCCAATTTATGAACAGATAAAAAATCAAATTAAAAATCTGATTGCAACGGGCAAGCTTTCAGAAGATGAAAATTTGCCCGGAATGAGATCTCTTGCAAAGGATTTAAAGGTTTCGGTCATTACAACAAAGCGCGCATATAATGACCTTGAAGCTGAGGGGTTTATATACACGGTACCCGGTAAAGGATCCTTTGTAAGTAAATTGAATGTTCAATTGGTTAAGGAAAAAAGTCTTGAAGAAATTGAAAAAATTTTAAACGAAGCGATAATTGTAGCAAAAAGCTCAGATATCAAGTATGAAGAAATTGAAAAGTTGCTTGAAAATTTGTGGAGGTAATTGAAGTGAAAGCGTTGGAAGTTAAAGACTTATGCAAGTCTTATGGAGATTTTTCCCTGAAAAACATAGATTTCGACATAGAAACAGGCACGGTGATGGGGCTTATTGGTTCAAACGGAGCAGGTAAGACCACGCTTATCAAATGTATCTTGGACATGGTGGATTATACGGGAGATATAAGAATTTTAGGTTCTGAAATAAACGAAGAAGTCAAAGACAAATTGGGAATTTTGATAGAAGATGCCTTTATAAGTAATTTCATAAATATAAAGGAAACAGATAAGATATTTAAAAACATATACAGCAAATGGGACAGCGAATATTTTAAAGAATTGGTAAAAAGATTTGAATTGCCCTTAAATAAAATGAATTCAAAATTTTCAAAGGGAATGAGAATGAAGTATAAAATCGCAGTGGCACTCTCTTCAAGACCTGATTTTCTGATTTTGGACGAACCCACCAGCGGACTCGATCCGGTAGTGCGAGATGATATTCTTGATGTTTTTCTGGAATTTATGGAAGAAGAAAATCACAGTATTTTGATTTCTTCTCATATCACCGACGATCTTGAAAAAATCGCCGATTATATCACCTATATAGACAATGGAGAGTTGATTTTCAGCAAAGAAAAATATGACTTGATGGAAAACTACGGCATAATCAAATGTTCAAGAGAAGAACTGCTCAACATACCCAAGGATTATATAGTTAAGTACAGAGAATCCAAGTATTCCATAGAGGCTTTGACAAATAAAAAAATCGAGATCAAAAAATCTTATCCGGATATTGTAGTGGATAATGCGCACATAGATGAAATAATGGTTTTATATAAAAAGGGTGAAGAACTGTGAAAGCGATAATGTTAAACGATTTCTATAATTTAAAGAGCAATTTAAAGTCAGTGATCTTTACAATAGTCCTACTGAGCATATACCCCGCAACGAGAATAATGCAGAAGGATTTTAATTCGGTGTTACTTGTATTTATGATGTTTGTAATATCTTTTCTGGTAAATTCATATATTTTAAATACGTGTTTTTATGATGACAATTCCGGATTTACCAAGTATTTAAAAGCCATGCCCATTAAAATAAAAGACTATGTGGCAGCAAAATTTTATCTGCTGGGTGCATCCAATTTTATAGTCATATTAAGCTCATCTTTAATAGCTTATGTCAAATATCAAAGCGTTGAACTTACGTTTTTTGTATGTTTTTTATTGAGTTTTTTACTTGCGATCAACTTGATAAATCTGACTTTTATTATGAAGATGGGGTATGATAAATTTTCCATTTATGTAACAAGCATCTTCATAATCGGATATTTAATTTTATTCTTTGCATCTCAAAAAATAGGAGATGATATCTTAAATAAAATAATATCTTCTGTAAATATTTTATATTTATTGATAATAATAACCTTTGACATAGTGTTGATATTGATATTAAAAAACACATCAATTAAATTTTTCAAGGAGAGAATAGAATGACAAGAAGTTTGATATACAAAGATATTATAAACATAGTGCGTTCCAATGAAAGCAGGCATATGTTTATAATAATGCCCTTAATATTTTTTATAATGTTTTACATTCAGGGAGAGAGTGCGGCAATAGGTTATTTAACTGTAATAATTTATTCATTAATCATCAATACCTTTAACAATGACGAGCAGTCTTTATGCTACACTTACCTGAAAGGCACTGCGGTAAAGGCTACGGACATAGTAAATTCAAAATTTGCATTGTCAATTTGTTGCCAAATAGTTTCTTTGATTGTAGTATTTTTCATCTCCTTTATTATAAATACCACAATAAAGGCTACACCTATAGATGAATTTATCTCTTATTTTGCTACAAGTGCCTTTGTGATTTATGCCATAACCGTAATATATCTGGTATACATACCTTTTATATTCAAATTCGGAGT
Proteins encoded in this window:
- a CDS encoding GntR family transcriptional regulator (Family membership), yielding MNIIISNSSEVPIYEQIKNQIKNLIATGKLSEDENLPGMRSLAKDLKVSVITTKRAYNDLEAEGFIYTVPGKGSFVSKLNVQLVKEKSLEEIEKILNEAIIVAKSSDIKYEEIEKLLENLWR
- a CDS encoding putative membrane protein (Hypothetical protein); translation: MTRSLIYKDIINIVRSNESRHMFIIMPLIFFIMFYIQGESAAIGYLTVIIYSLIINTFNNDEQSLCYTYLKGTAVKATDIVNSKFALSICCQIVSLIVVFFISFIINTTIKATPIDEFISYFATSAFVIYAITVIYLVYIPFIFKFGVKKSLVALFIFAFLLTFAFGMIMSKFKNIDINLNLSTKSIFIILIFSGLLFSFLSYIISIKIVKSRK
- a CDS encoding ABC transporter, ATP-binding protein (ABC transporters belong to the ATP-Binding Cassette (ABC) superfamily which uses the hydrolysis of ATP to energize diverse biological systems. ABC transporters are minimally constituted of two conserved regions: a highly conserved ATP binding cassette (ABC) and a less conserved transmembrane domain (TMD). These regions can be found on the same protein or on two different ones. Most ABC transporters function as a dimer and therefore are constituted of four domains, two ABC modules and two TMDs; High confidence in function and specificity); amino-acid sequence: MKALEVKDLCKSYGDFSLKNIDFDIETGTVMGLIGSNGAGKTTLIKCILDMVDYTGDIRILGSEINEEVKDKLGILIEDAFISNFINIKETDKIFKNIYSKWDSEYFKELVKRFELPLNKMNSKFSKGMRMKYKIAVALSSRPDFLILDEPTSGLDPVVRDDILDVFLEFMEEENHSILISSHITDDLEKIADYITYIDNGELIFSKEKYDLMENYGIIKCSREELLNIPKDYIVKYRESKYSIEALTNKKIEIKKSYPDIVVDNAHIDEIMVLYKKGEEL
- a CDS encoding putative membrane protein (Hypothetical protein); translation: MKAIMLNDFYNLKSNLKSVIFTIVLLSIYPATRIMQKDFNSVLLVFMMFVISFLVNSYILNTCFYDDNSGFTKYLKAMPIKIKDYVAAKFYLLGASNFIVILSSSLIAYVKYQSVELTFFVCFLLSFLLAINLINLTFIMKMGYDKFSIYVTSIFIIGYLILFFASQKIGDDILNKIISSVNILYLLIIITFDIVLILILKNTSIKFFKERIE